The following are from one region of the Deinococcus planocerae genome:
- the cysC gene encoding adenylyl-sulfate kinase: MGRVVWFTGLSGAGKSTLASALYAELVSRGVPVELLDGDAVRENLSKGLGFSKQDRDTNVRRIAFVAGLLAKHGVTVLVSAISPYADTRREVLSTLPNPTEVFVDAPLAVVTERDVKGLYLRALAGEIPHFTGVSDPYEAPEAPDLHLRTDRISVEEGLSQLLRHLGYGA, from the coding sequence ATGGGCCGGGTGGTGTGGTTCACGGGTCTGTCGGGCGCGGGCAAGAGTACGCTGGCCTCGGCCCTGTACGCCGAACTCGTCTCGCGCGGCGTTCCAGTCGAACTCCTCGACGGCGACGCCGTGCGCGAGAACCTGAGCAAGGGGCTGGGCTTTTCCAAGCAGGACCGCGACACGAACGTCCGCCGCATCGCCTTCGTGGCGGGGCTGCTCGCCAAGCATGGGGTCACCGTGCTCGTGAGCGCGATCAGCCCCTACGCGGACACCCGGCGCGAGGTGCTGTCCACCCTGCCTAACCCTACGGAGGTCTTCGTGGACGCCCCGCTGGCGGTCGTCACCGAGCGCGACGTGAAGGGCCTGTACCTCAGGGCGCTCGCCGGGGAAATCCCGCACTTCACGGGCGTGTCCGACCCCTACGAGGCTCCCGAGGCACCCGACCTCCACCTGCGGACCGACCGCATCAGCGTGGAGGAAGGGCTGAGCCAACTTCTGCGGCACCTGGGGTACGGGGCATGA